One window of Robbsia betulipollinis genomic DNA carries:
- a CDS encoding transposase: MARKPKTPPRKLPAIPQELIDQFVKGPMTAEAVQDAAMAFKKALIERALGAEMGHHLGYATGTERPPETTNQRNGRSAKTVLTDDGPLALQIP, encoded by the coding sequence ATGGCACGCAAACCGAAGACACCGCCGCGGAAATTGCCCGCGATTCCCCAGGAGCTGATCGACCAGTTTGTAAAAGGCCCGATGACGGCCGAAGCCGTCCAGGATGCCGCGATGGCGTTCAAGAAGGCGCTGATCGAGCGGGCCCTGGGCGCTGAGATGGGCCACCACCTCGGTTACGCCACCGGCACGGAACGCCCGCCCGAGACCACGAACCAGCGCAACGGCCGCAGCGCCAAGACCGTGCTCACGGACGATGGCCCGTTGGCGTTGCAGATTCCG